GATATGATCGCCGATGACCACGACCACGGGCGCGCCGGCGTCACCCGCGGTGGCAATAGGTGGTATGAACAATAGGAAGAAGCAGGACAACGTGATAGCTACGAACACCTGGCAGTGCCGACCCATCATGATACAGAACGCCTTGCCAGTTATTTCACCTTATGGGCCGAGTGAGCATTTGGACCCGAATTACTCTCTAAGAGCAAACCGTCGCTACCGGCCCACGATCTTACTGAGGTCGACCTTCTGATAAACGGCTCTCGCCTCGGCGACGACCTTCTTGGTGTGGGCATCGATCAGGGTGGAGTATACTTCGATCCTTCGCCCCTCACGCTTCTCCACCCAGGCCTCGCAGATAAGCCTATGGCCCTCGAACCCGGGGCTCTTGTAATCGACCGCCATGGTGACGGTCACGACACCGGGGACCGTGCGGGCGATGACATGGTACATGGCCTCATCGAACAGCACGCAAGTTACGCCTCCGTGCATAAGCCCGGGGTAACCGCAATGCTCAGGTCCGATATCGAACTCTATATGCGATCTCTCATCAACGAACGAGTACTTCAGCCGAAATCCGATGGGGTTCTCCTGGCCACATCCATAGCAGCTGGGGAAGTCAACGCCTTGGTCCTTCATGCATCTCGGCAGCATATGGCATACGATGCTTAAATCGATTCATCGGAAGGGCCTCGAGGGACCTGTGGGTAGGCGCCGAGCAATTCGAAGATAGCCCGCTAGTATCGATCGAAGTGTAGAAGAAAAAGACCAAACGGTTTGTACGCAGGCCCGGCCGACCGTAGCGACGTCCCGATGGATGGCCCAGTCACTTATCTTGCCCCTCCCGATCGCTCCATGTTGGTAAAGGACTCAGTAGAGGCGAGATCGTCGTCCACCAGCCGGGTGCGGTCGCAGGTCCCATCGCACTTCCTATCTCTGACGCCGGCTGACCCGTTGTCACCGTTGCGGCCTCCGTCCCGACCACCCTCGTCCGGGCACCAGCGGTCGCCGTCCCTGAACCTCAGGCTTTGATCGCACCCATCACACCAGCCGTTTCCGTGCAGCATGATGGTGCTCAGCTGGTCCTCGGTCAGGTTCACCTCTCCGAACCCACAGAGACCCTGGTAGGTGGCGCACACCATGTACTCTCCCTCAGGAAGATCGAAGGTCAGGTAGCCCTCGGTGTCGGTCTGCCCCTGGGCGACCTTCTGGACGATGATGGTAGTGGTATCGTCATCCTCGGTGATGTTCACAGTGTAGACCGTGACGTTCACACCCTCGACGGTTATGGGAGTACCATCCACCATGCAGACCACGTTGACGTTCAACGCATATGTCGCATCCGTTCCCTCTTCCTCGACCGTGACCACTGGGCTCTCATCCTCCGCCGAGACACTGGTCGAGGACATGAGAGCGAAGGCGATCCCTGAGATCAGGAGAGTTGCCACCGCCCCCATCGACAATATTTTGGTACTCAGTCTCAAATCATGTTCCTCCGGGAAATAGGAGCGTCCGAACATTATATCCCAGGTCGGAAAGCATCATCCGGATGAATCGTTCATGCTGAGCGCGACCGGCCACCTCCCTCGTGGCGGTCACGATGTTCACCGCAAGGGGGAGGCGCTTAGAAAAAATGAAATGGTTTGGGGGCTGGCGCTCGTTCCTTTATTGCCCCGCCTTTCCGCCCTCACCGCTCTGGGCCGTGGTCTGTGTTCCTGCCTGAACCTCACCAGAGTGGTTTGCGGTGAACATCTGACCGTTCATGTGGCTCCACTCCCACTGATGCTGGTAGCATAGCCCCGCCTCGGTCTGGTTCATGTTCTTATTGGCGAATCCCTTCTGGTCCTGGTTCTCCGCGCAGATCATGTACTTGTATCCCTCGGAGAAGTTGTACTGCACCTTGCCGTCCCCACCGGTCTGGAGAGCGATCATCTCCATGACCCTCATGGTGGTCTGGTCGCCGTCACAGGTGACGTTCATCTTGCAGACCATCACCTTCGCACCGCTAAGGGGTACGCTCTCTCCATTGGCTTCGGTCGTGACCATAACCGCCTCACCGGCATCGGATCCGAGGCTGACCACGGATACCGTGGGGGCGTCCGCGCCCACGGCGGACAGGTCGTTCTCCTTCAGAGTGGTCAAAGCCACTCCCGATATGATCAGGGCAGCAACAGCGCCCAACGCTAACATCTTGATGCTTGTTCTCATTGACTGACCTCTGATGAAAGAATCTACCTTAAATTATATTCAAGTTAGGAAATAATCGTCTAGACGATTCGTGCACTTCCGGTGATAACAGTAAGGTATCGACGGTGCAGGTACCTATCCTCAGGGGACATATCAGGGGAACATCAGCTCGTCGACCGTTCAAAATATTTCGTTATCTTGTTATAAAAACTAATGAAGGAATCCTTCATATTGCCAATATACATTTCGTGGTCAGGCCTATGTGCCGGTGCATTCATGTTCCCGCCGAGATGGTTCCTTCCATATGATGCGATATTCCAGCTCATAACCGCCTTTGTAGCCTTGGCCGTGGCCATGTACGCCCTGAGAGGGCATCAATGGGTCAAGGAAAAGACGTTGTACGCCCTGTATCTGGCGTTCCAGCTGCTGTCGATAGGCCTTTTCATAAACAGCATAACGCTCACCTATACCTACGTCTTCGGTATTTCCTTCACCTCTCCCTCGGACCCCCTCTCCATCGCCGATATGGGGTTCTGGGCCTACTATGCGCTGAGCATGTTCGCCTACTCTCTCCTGGTGTTCGCCTACACCCTCCGACTGCGGGAATCGTCCTTGCCCCTGTCCGCATTGGTGTTGGTGGGGGCGGGGGGCAACGGAGCAGGCGGGGGCGGTACAGGCGGAGGTGGAGCGGGTGGAGGGGCCGCTGGGAGCACTCTCCTGACCGCCGGGCCCGTGGCCGAGCTGATACTGGTAGTATTGCTGCTTATCATCGTCATCTCTCAATTGGCCCACCTGATGGTGAAAAGGAGCCGGTACGGCATCATGGTCACGTTCAGCTTCCTTCTCATGCTGATGAGTCACCTCCTGATCATGTTCAGCTCCCAT
Above is a window of Methanomassiliicoccus sp. DNA encoding:
- a CDS encoding PaaI family thioesterase; its protein translation is MKDQGVDFPSCYGCGQENPIGFRLKYSFVDERSHIEFDIGPEHCGYPGLMHGGVTCVLFDEAMYHVIARTVPGVVTVTMAVDYKSPGFEGHRLICEAWVEKREGRRIEVYSTLIDAHTKKVVAEARAVYQKVDLSKIVGR